In one Planktothrix tepida PCC 9214 genomic region, the following are encoded:
- a CDS encoding transposase, giving the protein LKAQIEAFKEYTGYYPESVHVDKIYRTRDNRAWCKERGIRISGPPLGRPPVNLSEATKKQALDDEKIRNSIEGKFGQGKRRFSL; this is encoded by the coding sequence TTAAAAGCACAAATAGAGGCTTTTAAAGAATATACGGGGTATTATCCTGAGTCAGTCCATGTAGATAAAATTTACCGAACTAGAGACAACCGAGCTTGGTGTAAAGAAAGAGGAATTAGAATCAGTGGCCCTCCGTTAGGGAGACCCCCAGTAAATCTGAGTGAAGCTACTAAGAAGCAGGCGTTAGACGATGAAAAGATTCGGAATTCAATTGAGGGCAAATTTGGGCAAGGGAAAAGAAGATTTAGCCT